From the genome of Haladaptatus caseinilyticus:
GCGCCCTCTGGTCGGATGACTGGTGAACGGTTTGAAGAAGAACTTCCCCAAATGGTCCAACGGTCCGCCAACGTCATCGAGATCAATAGTAAGTTCTCCTAACTCGTTCGTCTCCTACGAACGTCACCCCGTTCGTTCTAGAAATTCTATTCCGAGTCCTCAAGGATGTTCGTTTCTTGCAAACAAGATCGACCACCGAGTTGTAAGCCGAGTGAAACTGGAGAAGCGGACAAGTGAGGTAAACCAGTTGGATTCTTCAACAAGCCATTACAAAGCTAGCTTTGTAATTACGGGTGAACCTCGTTCGATATGAATTCAGGAGGTCTACCCATTCGGTGTTAAACCTAGGTTGTTGGCCACTGTTAGCGACGAGAGACGTTTTGAAGCGCTCTCAAGGTAGTTCTGCATAACAGCGATGTTCGCCAAAACATACCTTCCTCAGGTGAACAGTGCGTTAGCCGGACGTCCGGCACCCCTCACTTCCGACGTTCTACGAGTTTTTTGTAGGGGTCAACTTGTAGATAAGAAGTTATCACTGTGTAGTCATCATCCAATAAATATTTTGAAGATAAAATAAAATTTTTAAATACTGATAGTTATGATTGAGGTGTAGGATCCGCATCAAGGTAGGGACGTACATCAACAACAGATTTTGTCTCGTGGGCCTCGTAAGCAGCCTCAGTCAGCGCTACAACGATTTGACCAAATGATCCTGGCACCGTTGGTGGGTGCTCACCACGAACTGCTTCGATGAAATCCTTCAATTTATTTGTAAGCAGAGTCTGGAAGTCAGTCTTGCCCTCAACCATTATCTTCTCTGGTGACTTTCCACGTAAAGTAATTGTCAAAGTATCTTGTCCATATGTCAGACGCCCCTTCGTACCCCAAATATTGAGTCCTTCATAGGTATCTGGATCTTCCACCCCATCCGCAGTGACGGTAACGCTAGCCGTCACTGGTCGACCGTTGCGTTTGAGTTGGAGTGATAATGAACTATTTACATCAACGCTTTGATCATCGTAGTCCATCATCGCGGACACAGAAATGGGTGTGGTTCCTGTTGTCCAAAGGAGAGTATCGAGAAGATGGGAACCGGAATCATATAACTGGCCACCTCCCGAAAGGTCCGGGTCAGTTCGCCATGCATTCGGGAATTTTCGAATCCAGTTTTGTCCCATATAACAGGAAACTGTATGAATTTTCCCAAGTTCCTCGTTATCTATTATTTCTTTAATCTTAGAATAGACAGGATGATAATGGCGCTGATAGCCTACAACAAGTACTCTATCTCGTCGTTGAGCAGAAGTGACGAGATTGTGTGCGTCTTCAACATCCGTCACTAGAGGTTTTTCAAGAAAGACATGAAGATCGTTCTCTAAGCAAGCCATCGCCTGTTCGTAATGAAGCGTGTGAGGGGTGACAATATTGACTGCATCGAGTTGCGAGGCATGCTCTTCGAGCATCGTCTCGTAGCAGTCATACGATGACGCGTCAAATCGTTCCTCAAATCGGTCACGACATTCAGTGGAAATATCTGCACCGGCGATGATTTCAACATTGTTCATCGCATTGTAAGTATCTAACTCATACATACAGAGCTGCCCAAGCCCTATCGCAGCAAGTTTGATGCTCATACAGTTTCACCCTCTACGTTCGTAATTGTCGGAAGTTGTGTACTATGGCGCTCACAGTTGAGAAGTGCTTTTCCACTATCCGTAGCAAATACATGGATGCTTTCTTCTGGGATTCTGAGTGATACTCTCGCACCTTCTTTGGCCTCATATTCTCCTGGAACAGCTGCTATCACATCTTGTCCTCCAATAGTGAGATGAAGGAAGTTTTGATCACCCATCGGTTCAACCACTTTGATGGTGCCGACGAACGTATTGAGATCATCATCTTCTACGATTTCGATATCCTCTGGGCGAATCCCAAGCGTGACATGGCGATGGTCTGCAACCGCTTCTCGAATGCGATCTGAAAGAGCGTAACTGACCTCATTTCCGATCAACTCGTTCCCGCTAACCTCAAGTGGGAACAAGTTCATTGATGGTTCACCAATGAAGTTTGCCACGAACAGGTTCTTCGGCTCGTAGTAGCATTCAAGTGGCGTTCCGACCTGTTGTAGCTGACCACCATCCAGAACAGCGATGCGATCACCCATTGTCATCGCTTCCGTTTGATCGTGGGTGACATACACTGTTGTCACTTCCAGTTCCGATTGCAGCTGCTGAATTTCAGTTCGCATCGTCGTTCGGAGTTTGGCATCTAGATTCGAGAGTGGTTCGTCCATCAAAAACACTTCTGGCGCCCGGACGATTGCACGCCCAAGCGCCACTCGCTGTTGTTGTCCACCTGAAAGCTCTTTGGGCTTGTCGTCTAGTAAATTTTCAATGTCGAGCATTTCCGCGGTTTCTTGGACTCGCTTAGTCCGTTCCTCCACTGAAATATTTGTCGTCATCTTTAACCCAAACCCAATATTCTGCCTTGCAGTCATATTTGGATACAGTGCATAGTTCTGAAACACCATTGCGATGTTGCGTTCTTCGGGAGTTTGATCGGTAACGTTTTCACTCCCAAAGTAGATTCGGCCTTCTGTCACGGGTTCAAGTCCCGCCATACAACGAAGGGTAGTTGATTTTCCACACCCTGAAGGGCCAACTAAGACGAGGAATTCTCCATCGGCAAGTTTGATATTTAGGTCGTCTACCGCAGTGATCCCATTATTGTTTGCATCTTGGTACTTCTTTGTCAGGTTATCGATTTCTATTGTCGACATTGTTTTGGTCCAAATGTTTGTTTTTCGTAATTACTATTCGAGCCGATACTACGTGTGCAATTGATATTTTTGAGGCTCATCCCTTAACAGCTCCTTCAACCAAGCCCTTAACGAAATAACGCTGTAATCCAATGAACATAATAAGAAGAGGTAACATCGCGATAACACTGGCTGCAGCGATAACTCTCCAGTCTGTCGAGTATTGACCTTGAAAAGAGAATAAGCCAATAGAGACTGTGTAGAGTTCGGATTCCCCAAGAACAGTAAATGCCATCACGAACTCTGCCCATGAAAAGACAAAGTTGAAGATGGCAACCACTGCAATACCAGGACCCATCGATGGCAAAAGGATGTATATCAGCATTTGTAGCCTGTTACAACCATCGACACGAGCTGCTTCATCGAGTCCAGATGGAATTGTGTCAAAGTAACTCTTTAGAAGCCATATTGAGAATGGCACTTGCAGACCAATATACAACAGGATGAGCCCGATGTGTGTGTCGAGAAGGTTCAATTCCGCCATCATATTATAGAGCGGAATCACGATGACAACCGGTGAAATCATCTGGAACAAGAGAATGATAAAGAGGGTATGTTTTTTCCCTCTGAAATCGAATCGAGAAAATGCATATGCTGCAGGAACTGCAACGACAATGATGCCGATTACCTCTAATACAGCGATTTTCAATGAGTTAAAGATCCAGGTCACCATCGATGAATCTTGAAGCACTTGCCGATACGGTTCGAACGTGACTTGCTGGGGAATGAGTTGCACTGGATAGGTGAGCACCTCACCAGGAAGGCGAATACTCATCGACATAACCCAGAAAACCGGGAACAAAAAGAAAACCATCGCGACAGCGAACACGAGATAGGTGGCCATAGTATAGGTCGAAAGTACGTTAGCAATCGACCGTATTTGGGTTTCTGTACTCATTTTAGAACTCCTCCTCGTCGATAAACAACCGCATATAAATTACCGTCATCACTACGTTTACCGACAGCATCATGACGGCCACTGCAGCGGCTTGTCCCAAATTGAATCTATTGAACCCTTCAAAATACATAAACAGAGCAAGTACTTCGGTTGCATGCCCAGGGCCACCTCCTGTAAGACTCATAATCATGTCGAAAGTGTTGAGAGTATAGATGGTGATCAGGACGAGATTAATGAACACGACCGGCTTTATCTGTGGTAGGGTGACATACCGGAAGCGCTGTAGCGCTCTTGCTCCGTCCACTCTCGCTGCGTCGTATAAATGTTGAGGGACCTGTTGGAGACCGGCATAGAGCATGATCATAGAAAATGCGGTCCCTCGCCATGTATTAGCAGCAATCGTTGAGAGAAGTGCCATCTGTGGGTCTGACAGAAATGAGACGACAGAAAACCCGGATTGTACAAGAAAATAGTTCACTATCCCATAATTCGTCTCGATAAGCATGATTTTCCAGAGGATACCGATTACAATACCTGGGATAACCCAGGCAGATAGCACCGCAATACGAGTCGACACACTTCCATATAGGTGTTTTTTGACACCATAGTCGATCGCGAGAGCAAGTATCATTCCCAATACAATCTGAAGAACGACACTAATAGCAACAAAAATGACCGTCGCCTTTGCCATCGTCCAAAATGACTGTGACAAAATAACTCGCTGAAAGGCTTCTAACCCGACGTATTGGTAGTCGGGGTCGATGAGACTCATATTTGTAAAGCTCATTCGAATCGCCTCGAGAAGTGGATAAAGGCGAAAGGTTAGTAAGAACAGTATTGCCGGGAGAACCCAAGTAATTGGAGTATTTTGTATGGGCTCCAGGCGTCCAGTTATCGCTGCTAATACGTTATGAGCTCGTTCCGGGAGCGGTGTTGTCCGCACTGACATGAATTAGATCATTCTCCAAAAGAGTTTGTAAGCCAGCTATCGTTCGATAATCGCCATAGTCGCGAATATTTTACTGACATTGTTGTGGTTCTTGGCTTTGATTTAGCTGTTATATTGTGAGTTGACGTTGCTGATCATCGTGTCCACTGCCTTTTCGGGAGATGCCTGTCCAGTTATGACCTTCCCTGCAGCGGTCTGCCATTCCGAAGAAATAGTGAGATAGATCGGGTACCCTGGACGGGCGCGACCGTTTTTGAGTAGTTTTTTATATACTTGCATATACGGATCTTCAGAGAAGTATTTCGTTCCCTCATAGACCGATTTTCGAGTCGGTAAGGTGCCCGATGCCTTACAGTACGACGCCATATTCTCTCTTTTTGCATACATACCGACAAAATCTGTAGCGGCTTTTCGCTTTTGTTTATTGGAAGTGAACACTCCTTCAGTCCATCCACCCGTTCCCGTAGAAGCTATATCTGCTTTCATCTGAGGGATTTTCGCAACCTTCCAATTTTTCCATGTTTCTTCATCAGCTTTCTGTTTCATCGTCGATATCTGCCAATTTCCCCCAAGGAACATTGCGGTCTCCCCGTTCAGGGCCGCTTGTTCAAGTAGGGCATAGTCATTGATATTAGCAATGCGTTTTGGGGTCACTCCTGAGTCGATCGTGCGCTTGAAAAACTGGAAAACATTGAGAAGGGCTTTCTTGTTCTTGCCATCGTCCAGAACTGGTTTTCCTTTATCATTTACTAAGTCGCCCCCCTGTGCCCAAAACATTGCTAAATTATCGAATGTAGTAGCCTCCCATTTTCCTCCGTTATACATGTATCCGCTCATATTTTCCTGTTTTTTGATAGTTTCTCCGACTTGGATAAGCTCATCCCAAGTCTTAGGTGGCTTTCCGTCGTTGTATTTATCCATCAAATCTTGTCGATAGTATAATGCTCGGCAATCGGTACTCTTCCAAACAGTTTTCCACTCTCCTTCCTGAACCGCTACGTCTTTAATAAACGGATACCAGTCATCGGGGTTTTTAATTACATCGCTTACTGGCTGCAAATCTTTATAGAAATTAGGAACCCAGAAAGAATCTACTTGCGACATTGACGGTGCACTTCCCCTTGCAACGACTTGGAGTAGCTTAGTTTTCATTTGTTCAAGATTTGTCTGATACTCTATCTGTATGCCTGCATCTGAGTGCTTTTTTGCCCATGTCTGAAAGAACTTTTCGACAGTTTTTGCTACGTTTTTATTTTCTGTGGTAGTGTGGGATTGATCGGGAAGCATCCAGTAGGTAAGCGACGGGTTACCGTCACCTGCTCCAATTTGATCCTTTGCCACTATCTTTCCTGATGATCCATCAGATCCATTATTACCGAGACAACCTGCGAGAGCACTTAGACCGGCACTCATTCCCGCAGTGGTACTTAATTTTAGTACAGTTCGACGCGTGAAATCATAGTGTGTGTCTTGTTTTCGCATGGCGTGAAGCTAGTATCCAAATCTACACTGTTCTATTTTAATCTTTGCCCATAGTGATAACTTCTATAGCGAGTATTTATTTTAGTAGTTTATAATTTAATTCTTTGAATTTATCATAATAATAGATTTATTTACCGAATTAGTACTCCTTCGTTGCAGTTTCTAGACGATGTTCATTCCTGTCGAAAGCGGTCTCACTATTTGTTAACTATTCAGTCATCCCCTGCTAACAAAAAGATATGTAGGAAACACCGGTGATGAGCCCAATCATGAATTAGTACTTAATGATCAGCTGGACGGGGTCGGCCGCGCAACGGTGCTGTCAGGCGCATCCATGGTATTGACCCTTACCAGTGGAATCGGTGCGGCCGTCTTCGGCCCCGTAGCTGAGGCGATGGGGCCACTGTCGTTCTTGTCGCAAGCCAGTATCGCTATTGTCTCTGTCGCGGTGCTTGTTTGGGCCGTTACGTCACCAGTACGGACTCCCGAAGAGAATGATACAAGTCTCGTAATAAGGCTTACTGCTGAGAAGTAAATGGAATTTGACAATTCATGCATTGAGAACAGTAGTCTCAACTTCCTTGGACCGACTGAGAATCTTGTTGTGAGTTTCCTTGACTAAACAGTGTGCCCTGGAAGTGACATACCCACGAACATCGTCGTCAAAGCGATTGCACCACGCTCGAGAGATAACAGACTCGTTTGGAGTTTGGTCGAGACCGAACACATTTGCGAGTTCCGGATGACGTGATAGAGCCCGATAACTGTCGCCGGTGACCTCCAGGTAGAGGAAGAGTTTGAGCATACCGTGAAACGAGTACGGCGCAGGATGCCACGCTGGATAGCCGTCTACGAGCGTCTCGGTTTGAAGCTCAAGATCGATGAGTGCAGTACAGAGGTCCGTTCTCTCACGGAGGTGCTTACGGAATTCAAATGCTGCGACAAATGCGTCGGTTATTCATCGGCCACGTTGTTCCATCGGCTCGTCTTATTTAAAAACAATTGACAGTACAAAATCTCGGGCTTTCGATTCACACCTTGTACTCGACACAGTCCTAACTGGCGTGCCTTTTCCGGTTCTCAATGCTTGACGCCTATTTTGTCGAACAGTCAGTGGCCACAATACGCTCGATACCTGACTTCGATTGATTGAAATCGCTTGCTTAGGCAGTACTACGTATGACCGACGAGGACACTCATAGTCACGTAGTTCCTGGGAGCGATGAAGAGCTAAGTACCCCAGATGTCCGAGGCTACGATTTCCGTGGTTCGTTCGATTTCGACGATTTACTCCAGTCGTACGCGACAACCGGATTCCAGGCGACACAACTCGCAGAAGCGATTGACATTGCCGAACAGATGCAAGCTGCGGACGCGACCGTCTATCTGACGTTCACTTCGAACATCGTCTCTTCGGGGCTTAGAGAGGTCGTCGCCTACCTCGTCCGTGAGGGATTCGTTGATGTACTCATTACGACATCGGGATCGCTGACCGAAGACGTAATCAAGACGGCGAAGCCGTTCAAGATGGGCAAGTGGAATGCGGACGAGGGAGCCCTTCGAGAGCGAGGTATCAACCGTCTCGGAAATATCTTCGTTCCGTCAGACCGCTACGTTTGGTTAGAAGAGTACCTCTACGAATTCTTCGATGACTTCTTCGCGGAAGAAAAGATTCGGACGCCGACGGCCTTCGCCCGTGAGTTAGGGGCGACGCTCGACGACGAAGATTCGGTGTTAAAGCAAGCCGCAGACAACAACGTTCCCGTCTACTGTCCGGCATTGACCGATGCCGAAGTGGGGAACTTCCTATACTACTACCGGCAGGGGTACGATGCAGAGGTAGGAATTGAGATCCTTGACGACTACGATTCGCTCATCCAAGACGGTCTGCTTGCCGACGAGACGGGGCTGATAGCAGTGGGTGGTGGAGTGCCGAAGCACCACGCCATCATGACGAATCTATTCAGGGGCGGTGCGGATTACGTCGTCTACATCTCTACCGGCGTCGAGGGCGACGGGTCGCTCTCTGGTGCCCCGCCGAACGAGGCGGTTTCGTGGGGGAAAATAAAGAACCACGAAACGAATTATACTCAAATCGAGGCGGAAGCAACGCTCGTGCTTCCATTACTAGTTGCGAGTGCGTTTAAACAGGAGTGACCAGAGCACTTTAGACCAACATCAAGCAAGCTCTACTGAGCGGCTAGTTAATACACACCTACGCCGTAAACAAGACACGCATCAAAACCATACTCCGAGATTGTGAAAGATGAGACTACAGCCAGTATAGCGGGGCTGGAATGCGTGGTTTCGGTCGAATCGGCGAACGGATTCGCTCTCCGCAGCATCGAGAACGGACGATCGTTGTCAGTAGATTAACTATTCTGCCATTCACTCGCGGTTTGGCCAGCGCTGCCGCTCTCGACCGGGAGGCGGTCGGCCTGTTTCTTGGCGTTATCCGATACCTATCGCCTTTTTCAGCAGTGTGAGCGTGTTGTCGGCCGTCACTAGCGGCGAGCGGTCGTACTCACCAGTCAATTCGACCTGGAGTGTCGGTTCTGTATAACGATCGTGAGGTTGGAAATTAAAGTACGTGAGCGGGTAGTGACACACAAACTCGTCAACAGAGTCATGAGCGTCGTGGCCGAACCAACTAGCTGCAACCGTTCGAATGTCTTCTTCGAGTCCACCGAGTGAACTCTGGTCGTATAATGGCGTCGAGTTATAGGCGGTCCATTCAAAGTAAAAGTCTATACAATGATTCGAAAGACAACGCGTCGCGAAGCTTGCGTCGATGACACTGCAGGGAGGTGAACACTGTGTTCTCAAGAACATCCCTAATTAGTAGATGCTGGAACCCCATATCTCTGCGAGGGCAGAGGCTGTGCATCACGTGATTCCCCGGTATCCCTATGAGAGAACGTCTCTAAGAGAGAGATATGAGTGACCAGTTCGTCCAGCATATCGAGCCTGAGGAGGCGTTTGCTGCTCTCTCCGACGAGACACGCCTCAAAATCCTACAGGTGCTCTGGAAATCCGATATTCAAACGATACCCTTTTCGGAGTTGCGGCGGACCGTCGGAATGCGCGACCCTGGCCAATTCAACTACCATCTGGACAAACTCATAGGGCAATTCGTCATCAAGACCGATGGAGGATATCGGCTGACACAAGCGGGCAAGCACGTGAACGGGGCGATCGCGTCGGGAATGTACACAGCGGACGGGACTCTCGATCCGATCGTGTTGAATCACTCGTGCCAAAATAGTGGTGACCCTCTAATGCTACGGTATGAAAATGAAACCGTCCGCATCGGGTGTGATTCTTGTTCACCTTGTCCAGCCGGTTGGGAGGCTCCTATTCCGCCTTCTGTGTTTGCCGGGTATGACCGGAATGAGATTCCTGAAACTGTGAGTCAGTATTTCCGGACAAAAGTGCAACAAGTCACCAACGGCTTCTGCCCATTCTGTAATGGGCACATGAAGCCGACCGTAGAACTGGTTGATACGATGGATGGAGATCAATCATCAGAAATTAAGTTTGAAAACTCGAATAACCAGTCTCTCGATCCAGTAGTTCTGTTTGATTGCCAACATTGTAGCACCGAGTCGCAAGTTGCATTATACCATGCACTCTTACTCGCTGAGCCTGGTGTTGCCAGTTTTCACTACGAGAATGGAATTGTCGTTCAGGAGCGATTTATCTGGGAGCTATCTGAACTCAGTCCCGTTAAGATAGATATCGAAAGCCGAAATCCGATCCAATTGGATGTAACGTACCGAGCTGGTGACTCCACTCTTAGCGTAGTCGTTGACGAAGCGTTCGACATCATCGAGATAGACACGTAACTTAATGGTGTTCGCGTTATCTACCGGTCAAAAGGTTTTCTCAGTACAGAATCTGATCTCTGGGATTCTCTTCGCACGTATTGGAGAAACGGCTCCGTTGGTCGTCATATGGACTCTCCGTGATTTGATGGAAAACACGCGAAACTGGTATGAGTTGATTCTCTTCATGGGACCGAAGTTGATTGAATTGCCAATTGAAATATAGAACAAGACTTCTGTACAATTCGTAACAGAAATATAATTCTAATTATATTTATAGGCTCAACGTTCGATTGATCAGAATATGCGTGAAGCCTTTCGAAATCGGACGTTTCGTCGGTTGTTTACAGGTCGTGTAATAACCAATGTTGGTGATAGCTTCTATCTTGTCGCCGCGATGTGGCTTGTCTACAGTTTGACGAATGATCCGGTCTACACAGGAATCGCCGGTTTCGTGACAATGATCCCACAAGTATTTCAGTTCCTTGCAGGACCACTGGTTGATCGGTGGTCAATTCGCCGAACGCTTGTCGGCACACAGCTCATTCAGGCGGTTGTCGTCTCGATTATTCCGATAGCCCATGTTTTTGGATTCCTTACCGTTGAGATAGTGCTCATCGTAATGCCTGTCCTTTCGGCACTCAACCAGTTAGTGTATCCGGCGCAGAGTACCGCACTCCCACGAATCCTTGATAGAGAAGAACTGGTCGCGGCCAATTCAGCGTTTTCGGTCGCCTACCAAGGGTTCGACATGGTAGCGAATGGGGTTGGTGGTGTCTTTATTAGTTTTTTCAGCGTGATTGCATTGTTTGTCCTTGACGCCATTACGTTCGGAATTGCTGCGATCGTATTTGCAACTGTCTCAATCCCATCTGCAAATACAGTACCGGATGACAACCAGTCCGGAGAACCCTCGACGTTATCAGGCGACGAGAGGCAAGCTAAGGATAGCGGAAATTCAATAGCCACAGACGGTGACGGATCATACACGGGAGCGGAAGACTCCGATTCCTATTTGACGCGTATGCGCGAAGGAGTGGGCGTTCTTCGTGGGACGCCTCTTGTACCGCTACTTGCCGGAGCAGTAATTGCCAACTTTTCTGTTGGGATGATGCTGGCAGCGACACCTGCGTACGCTGACTCCCTTGTCGTTCCAGAAGTGATGAGCCAAATCGGTGCAGCTGGTGTGTATGGGATCCTCATGGGGTCAATCGCAGCCGGCGGCTTCATCGGAGCCCTCGCCTCAAACATCGTTGCGACGCGTCCATTGGGATGGAGCATGATCGCCGGATACACGATTGCAGGGCTCCTTTGGAGTGGTGCACTCCTCGTGAACTGGCTCCCCTTGACGGGGCTGCTCTTTGCGCTGACTAACATTCCGATCGGGATCGTTTCTGTATATGTCGCCACAGTGTTTCAAGCCGCACCGCCAGCAGAGAAGGTTGGACGGGTGAGTAGTATTTACGGATCGGCATCAGCATCCATGGTTCCGATTGGTTCATTAGCTGGAGGAGTGTTCGCTGGCTGGGTCAGTCCTAGAGCTGCGATGGCCGCACTCGGGGTCGCAGCGATCGCATTGGCGTTGTATGTAATTCTGAATCCAGAGCTTCGTGAGTTACCATCTCCTGATCGTGTAACAATCGAGTAATACACGAAACGGATGTGATAGCTGCTTCGTCGGAAAATGAGGAGGGTGAGAGTCTATGCATTGAGCGCACCGGTCTCAACTTCTGCTGATACCTGGAGGGTCATCTCCAGTCGTTTCGATCGCGACTATTCCCGCCCGATTGAACGCATCTGTTTCGGCAATTCGATATAACAATCGGCCAATTGCCTCACGATACATTTGATCGCATTGATTGCGTCAAGCACTGTTGCGGTGATAGAATTTGAGAAACACGAGCCAGCGGGCCGTTCACAAGCGCAGTTTATTCTGCTCGTCGTATGCTCTGAGGTTTCCTTCCGCGAGCTCGACGGTACGCTCGATTCGCTTCGATTTCGTTTCGGCGGTCTTCGCCTCCTCCACGAGCACAATGAACGCGTGCTGGTCGGTGTTTGAGAAGATCTGGAAGTTTTGCCACGCCGTCCCGTTCTCTTTTAACGCTGCCTCGAGTTCAGCTGGTATCTCGTGGTCGTCAGCTAGTCGGTAGGCCCCCTCCCACTCACCCGACCTCTTCGCTGCCTCGATGAGTTCC
Proteins encoded in this window:
- a CDS encoding Gfo/Idh/MocA family protein; amino-acid sequence: MSIKLAAIGLGQLCMYELDTYNAMNNVEIIAGADISTECRDRFEERFDASSYDCYETMLEEHASQLDAVNIVTPHTLHYEQAMACLENDLHVFLEKPLVTDVEDAHNLVTSAQRRDRVLVVGYQRHYHPVYSKIKEIIDNEELGKIHTVSCYMGQNWIRKFPNAWRTDPDLSGGGQLYDSGSHLLDTLLWTTGTTPISVSAMMDYDDQSVDVNSSLSLQLKRNGRPVTASVTVTADGVEDPDTYEGLNIWGTKGRLTYGQDTLTITLRGKSPEKIMVEGKTDFQTLLTNKLKDFIEAVRGEHPPTVPGSFGQIVVALTEAAYEAHETKSVVDVRPYLDADPTPQS
- a CDS encoding extracellular solute-binding protein, with the translated sequence MRKQDTHYDFTRRTVLKLSTTAGMSAGLSALAGCLGNNGSDGSSGKIVAKDQIGAGDGNPSLTYWMLPDQSHTTTENKNVAKTVEKFFQTWAKKHSDAGIQIEYQTNLEQMKTKLLQVVARGSAPSMSQVDSFWVPNFYKDLQPVSDVIKNPDDWYPFIKDVAVQEGEWKTVWKSTDCRALYYRQDLMDKYNDGKPPKTWDELIQVGETIKKQENMSGYMYNGGKWEATTFDNLAMFWAQGGDLVNDKGKPVLDDGKNKKALLNVFQFFKRTIDSGVTPKRIANINDYALLEQAALNGETAMFLGGNWQISTMKQKADEETWKNWKVAKIPQMKADIASTGTGGWTEGVFTSNKQKRKAATDFVGMYAKRENMASYCKASGTLPTRKSVYEGTKYFSEDPYMQVYKKLLKNGRARPGYPIYLTISSEWQTAAGKVITGQASPEKAVDTMISNVNSQYNS
- a CDS encoding deoxyhypusine synthase, whose amino-acid sequence is MTDEDTHSHVVPGSDEELSTPDVRGYDFRGSFDFDDLLQSYATTGFQATQLAEAIDIAEQMQAADATVYLTFTSNIVSSGLREVVAYLVREGFVDVLITTSGSLTEDVIKTAKPFKMGKWNADEGALRERGINRLGNIFVPSDRYVWLEEYLYEFFDDFFAEEKIRTPTAFARELGATLDDEDSVLKQAADNNVPVYCPALTDAEVGNFLYYYRQGYDAEVGIEILDDYDSLIQDGLLADETGLIAVGGGVPKHHAIMTNLFRGGADYVVYISTGVEGDGSLSGAPPNEAVSWGKIKNHETNYTQIEAEATLVLPLLVASAFKQE
- a CDS encoding ABC transporter ATP-binding protein, with the protein product MSTIEIDNLTKKYQDANNNGITAVDDLNIKLADGEFLVLVGPSGCGKSTTLRCMAGLEPVTEGRIYFGSENVTDQTPEERNIAMVFQNYALYPNMTARQNIGFGLKMTTNISVEERTKRVQETAEMLDIENLLDDKPKELSGGQQQRVALGRAIVRAPEVFLMDEPLSNLDAKLRTTMRTEIQQLQSELEVTTVYVTHDQTEAMTMGDRIAVLDGGQLQQVGTPLECYYEPKNLFVANFIGEPSMNLFPLEVSGNELIGNEVSYALSDRIREAVADHRHVTLGIRPEDIEIVEDDDLNTFVGTIKVVEPMGDQNFLHLTIGGQDVIAAVPGEYEAKEGARVSLRIPEESIHVFATDSGKALLNCERHSTQLPTITNVEGETV
- a CDS encoding carbohydrate ABC transporter permease, with amino-acid sequence MSFTNMSLIDPDYQYVGLEAFQRVILSQSFWTMAKATVIFVAISVVLQIVLGMILALAIDYGVKKHLYGSVSTRIAVLSAWVIPGIVIGILWKIMLIETNYGIVNYFLVQSGFSVVSFLSDPQMALLSTIAANTWRGTAFSMIMLYAGLQQVPQHLYDAARVDGARALQRFRYVTLPQIKPVVFINLVLITIYTLNTFDMIMSLTGGGPGHATEVLALFMYFEGFNRFNLGQAAAVAVMMLSVNVVMTVIYMRLFIDEEEF
- a CDS encoding carbohydrate ABC transporter permease, yielding MSTETQIRSIANVLSTYTMATYLVFAVAMVFFLFPVFWVMSMSIRLPGEVLTYPVQLIPQQVTFEPYRQVLQDSSMVTWIFNSLKIAVLEVIGIIVVAVPAAYAFSRFDFRGKKHTLFIILLFQMISPVVIVIPLYNMMAELNLLDTHIGLILLYIGLQVPFSIWLLKSYFDTIPSGLDEAARVDGCNRLQMLIYILLPSMGPGIAVVAIFNFVFSWAEFVMAFTVLGESELYTVSIGLFSFQGQYSTDWRVIAAASVIAMLPLLIMFIGLQRYFVKGLVEGAVKG
- a CDS encoding winged helix-turn-helix domain-containing protein — its product is MSDQFVQHIEPEEAFAALSDETRLKILQVLWKSDIQTIPFSELRRTVGMRDPGQFNYHLDKLIGQFVIKTDGGYRLTQAGKHVNGAIASGMYTADGTLDPIVLNHSCQNSGDPLMLRYENETVRIGCDSCSPCPAGWEAPIPPSVFAGYDRNEIPETVSQYFRTKVQQVTNGFCPFCNGHMKPTVELVDTMDGDQSSEIKFENSNNQSLDPVVLFDCQHCSTESQVALYHALLLAEPGVASFHYENGIVVQERFIWELSELSPVKIDIESRNPIQLDVTYRAGDSTLSVVVDEAFDIIEIDT
- a CDS encoding MFS transporter, which produces MREAFRNRTFRRLFTGRVITNVGDSFYLVAAMWLVYSLTNDPVYTGIAGFVTMIPQVFQFLAGPLVDRWSIRRTLVGTQLIQAVVVSIIPIAHVFGFLTVEIVLIVMPVLSALNQLVYPAQSTALPRILDREELVAANSAFSVAYQGFDMVANGVGGVFISFFSVIALFVLDAITFGIAAIVFATVSIPSANTVPDDNQSGEPSTLSGDERQAKDSGNSIATDGDGSYTGAEDSDSYLTRMREGVGVLRGTPLVPLLAGAVIANFSVGMMLAATPAYADSLVVPEVMSQIGAAGVYGILMGSIAAGGFIGALASNIVATRPLGWSMIAGYTIAGLLWSGALLVNWLPLTGLLFALTNIPIGIVSVYVATVFQAAPPAEKVGRVSSIYGSASASMVPIGSLAGGVFAGWVSPRAAMAALGVAAIALALYVILNPELRELPSPDRVTIE